The Salvelinus fontinalis isolate EN_2023a chromosome 39, ASM2944872v1, whole genome shotgun sequence genome has a window encoding:
- the LOC129838415 gene encoding phosphate carrier protein, mitochondrial-like isoform X3 — MDRAATSLPQQSLVDPDKYKSIGKGFSLTLKEDGARGLAKGWAPTFIGYSMQGLCKFGFYEMFKIFYSDMLGEENTYLWRTSLYLAASASAEFFADIALAPMEACKVRIQTCPGYANNLRQCAPKMFAEEGVWAFYKGVVPLWMRQIPYTMMKFACFERTVELLYKHVVPKPRAECTKGEQLIVTFTAGYIAGVFCAIVSHPADSVVSVLNKESGSTAAQVLKKLGPKGVWKGLVARIIMIGTLTALQWFIYDSVKVYFRLPRPPPPEMPESLKKKLGLTE; from the exons ATGGACAGAGCCGCAACCTCGCTGCCGCAGCAATCGCTG GTGGACCCTGACAAGTACAAGAGCATTGGCAAAGGCTTCTCCCTCACACTGAAGGAGGATGGAGCCCGAGGGCTGGCTAAGGGCTGGGCCCCTACCTTCATCGGCTACTCCATGCAGGGTCTCTGCAAATTTGGCTTCTATGAGATGTTCAAGATCTTCTACAGCGACATGCTTGGAGAG GAGAACACCTACCTGTGGAGGACATCCCTGTACCTGGCTGCGTCTGCCAGTGCAGAGTTCTTCGCTGATATTGCCCTGGCCCCCATGGAGGCGTGTAAAGTGCGTATCCAGACCTGCCCTGGCTACGCCAACAACCTCAGACAGTGTGCTCCCAAGATGTTCGCAGAGGAGGGAGTATGGGC GTTCTACAAGGGTGTGGTTCCCCTGTGGATGAGGCAGATCCCCTACACTATGATGAAGTTTGCCTGCTTTGAGAGGACCGTGGAGCTCCTCTACAAACATGTGGTGCCCAAACCCCGCGCTGAGTGCACAAAGGGCGAACAGCTGATTGTCACCTTCACTGCCGGCTACATCG CTGGTGTGTTCTGTGCCATCGTGTCCCACCCAGCGGACTCAGTGGTGTCTGTACTGAACAAGGAGAGTGGCAGCACTGCCGCCCAAGTGCTCAAGAAGCTCGGACCTAAAG GTGTGTGGAAGGGCCTGGTTGCCCGTATCATCATGATTGGTACCCTGACCGCCCTGCAGTGGTTCATCTACGACTCCGTGAAGGTCTACTTCCGCCTGCCCCGTCCCCCTCCCCCCGAGATGCCAGAGTCCCTCAAGAAGAAGCTGGGGCTCACtgagtaa
- the LOC129838415 gene encoding phosphate carrier protein, mitochondrial-like isoform X2: MYPTTLTQLSRANPFNAPLFSLQEIEEPKQSLPANGQSRNLAAAAIAEGDSCEFGSRKYLLLCGFGGIISCGTTHAALVPLDLVKCRMQVDPDKYKSIGKGFSLTLKEDGARGLAKGWAPTFIGYSMQGLCKFGFYEMFKIFYSDMLGEENTYLWRTSLYLAASASAEFFADIALAPMEACKVRIQTCPGYANNLRQCAPKMFAEEGVWAFYKGVVPLWMRQIPYTMMKFACFERTVELLYKHVVPKPRAECTKGEQLIVTFTAGYIAGVFCAIVSHPADSVVSVLNKESGSTAAQVLKKLGPKGVWKGLVARIIMIGTLTALQWFIYDSVKVYFRLPRPPPPEMPESLKKKLGLTE, encoded by the exons ATGTATCCGACCACACTAACGCAGTTGTCTCGGGCTAATCCCTTCAACGCCCCGCTCTTCTCCCTCCAAGAAATCGAGGAGCCCAAACAGAGCCTCCCTGCAAATGGACAGAGCCGCAACCTCGCTGCCGCAGCAATCGCTG AGGGAGACAGCTGTGAGTTTGGCTCACGGAAGTATTTACTCCTCTGTGGGTTTGGTGGCATCATCAGCTGTGGCACCACACATGCTGCCCTAGTGCCCCTCGATCTGGTCAAATGCAGAATGCAG GTGGACCCTGACAAGTACAAGAGCATTGGCAAAGGCTTCTCCCTCACACTGAAGGAGGATGGAGCCCGAGGGCTGGCTAAGGGCTGGGCCCCTACCTTCATCGGCTACTCCATGCAGGGTCTCTGCAAATTTGGCTTCTATGAGATGTTCAAGATCTTCTACAGCGACATGCTTGGAGAG GAGAACACCTACCTGTGGAGGACATCCCTGTACCTGGCTGCGTCTGCCAGTGCAGAGTTCTTCGCTGATATTGCCCTGGCCCCCATGGAGGCGTGTAAAGTGCGTATCCAGACCTGCCCTGGCTACGCCAACAACCTCAGACAGTGTGCTCCCAAGATGTTCGCAGAGGAGGGAGTATGGGC GTTCTACAAGGGTGTGGTTCCCCTGTGGATGAGGCAGATCCCCTACACTATGATGAAGTTTGCCTGCTTTGAGAGGACCGTGGAGCTCCTCTACAAACATGTGGTGCCCAAACCCCGCGCTGAGTGCACAAAGGGCGAACAGCTGATTGTCACCTTCACTGCCGGCTACATCG CTGGTGTGTTCTGTGCCATCGTGTCCCACCCAGCGGACTCAGTGGTGTCTGTACTGAACAAGGAGAGTGGCAGCACTGCCGCCCAAGTGCTCAAGAAGCTCGGACCTAAAG GTGTGTGGAAGGGCCTGGTTGCCCGTATCATCATGATTGGTACCCTGACCGCCCTGCAGTGGTTCATCTACGACTCCGTGAAGGTCTACTTCCGCCTGCCCCGTCCCCCTCCCCCCGAGATGCCAGAGTCCCTCAAGAAGAAGCTGGGGCTCACtgagtaa
- the LOC129838415 gene encoding phosphate carrier protein, mitochondrial-like isoform X1 has product MYPTTLTQLSRANPFNAPLFSLQEIEEPKQSLPANGQSRNLAAAAIADSADVSCEFGSTKYYALCGFGGILSCGLTHTAVVPLDLVKCRIQVDPDKYKSIGKGFSLTLKEDGARGLAKGWAPTFIGYSMQGLCKFGFYEMFKIFYSDMLGEENTYLWRTSLYLAASASAEFFADIALAPMEACKVRIQTCPGYANNLRQCAPKMFAEEGVWAFYKGVVPLWMRQIPYTMMKFACFERTVELLYKHVVPKPRAECTKGEQLIVTFTAGYIAGVFCAIVSHPADSVVSVLNKESGSTAAQVLKKLGPKGVWKGLVARIIMIGTLTALQWFIYDSVKVYFRLPRPPPPEMPESLKKKLGLTE; this is encoded by the exons ATGTATCCGACCACACTAACGCAGTTGTCTCGGGCTAATCCCTTCAACGCCCCGCTCTTCTCCCTCCAAGAAATCGAGGAGCCCAAACAGAGCCTCCCTGCAAATGGACAGAGCCGCAACCTCGCTGCCGCAGCAATCGCTG ACTCTGCAGATGTGAGCTGTGAGTTTGGCTCAACAAAGTATTATGCCCTGTGTGGCTTTGGGGGTATCCTGAGCTGCGgcctcacacacacagctgttgtACCCCTCGACCTTGTCAAGTGCCGCATCCAG GTGGACCCTGACAAGTACAAGAGCATTGGCAAAGGCTTCTCCCTCACACTGAAGGAGGATGGAGCCCGAGGGCTGGCTAAGGGCTGGGCCCCTACCTTCATCGGCTACTCCATGCAGGGTCTCTGCAAATTTGGCTTCTATGAGATGTTCAAGATCTTCTACAGCGACATGCTTGGAGAG GAGAACACCTACCTGTGGAGGACATCCCTGTACCTGGCTGCGTCTGCCAGTGCAGAGTTCTTCGCTGATATTGCCCTGGCCCCCATGGAGGCGTGTAAAGTGCGTATCCAGACCTGCCCTGGCTACGCCAACAACCTCAGACAGTGTGCTCCCAAGATGTTCGCAGAGGAGGGAGTATGGGC GTTCTACAAGGGTGTGGTTCCCCTGTGGATGAGGCAGATCCCCTACACTATGATGAAGTTTGCCTGCTTTGAGAGGACCGTGGAGCTCCTCTACAAACATGTGGTGCCCAAACCCCGCGCTGAGTGCACAAAGGGCGAACAGCTGATTGTCACCTTCACTGCCGGCTACATCG CTGGTGTGTTCTGTGCCATCGTGTCCCACCCAGCGGACTCAGTGGTGTCTGTACTGAACAAGGAGAGTGGCAGCACTGCCGCCCAAGTGCTCAAGAAGCTCGGACCTAAAG GTGTGTGGAAGGGCCTGGTTGCCCGTATCATCATGATTGGTACCCTGACCGCCCTGCAGTGGTTCATCTACGACTCCGTGAAGGTCTACTTCCGCCTGCCCCGTCCCCCTCCCCCCGAGATGCCAGAGTCCCTCAAGAAGAAGCTGGGGCTCACtgagtaa